The Candidatus Methylomirabilota bacterium DNA segment AAGACCCGGTCAATCGGCTCTCCGACGGCGTATTCCGACGTGCCATCAAGTGGGAAGGCCGCTGGCGCGGCTACGAGCTGCGCTGGAGCGACGACGTCCACGCTCCCCGCTTGACCGTCTCGGTTCCCGGGGCGCGCCGCGCCGCGCTGGTGGACGCGGCGGTGGCCGAGGTGCGACACCTGTGCGGCCTGGACCTCGCCCTGGCTCCGTTCTATGCGGCGGCTGCCGGCGATGCCATGCTCGGTGGCCTCACCACGCGGCTCCGCGGGTTGCGCCCGACGCTGTCACCGGGGGCCTTCGAGATGCTGATCGGGTCGGTGTGCGCCCAGCAGGTCAACCTGACGTTCGCGTTCACGGTGCGGGCCCGGCTCGTCCGACGCTTCGGCGAGCCGCTGCTGATCGGCGGCGAGGCGGTGTACTCGTTCCCGGAGCCGACGACGCTCGCGCGCGCGACCGTCGAGGAGCTGCGCCGCCTGCAGCTGACCACCCGCAAGGCGGAGTACATCGTGGGGCTCGCCCGCCACATCGTGAGCGGGGAGCTGGATCTCGACGCGCTGCGCGGGCGGTCCAACGACGAGGTGATCGAACGGTTGACCGCGGTGCGCGGGTTCGGACGATGGAGCGCCGAGTGGTTTCTGGCCCGCGCCCTGGGCCGCGGCGACGTCTGTCCCGCCGGCGACCTGGGCGTGCGTCGGGCCTTCGAGCACTTCTACGGCCGCGGCCGCCTCCTCTCCGAGGAGGCCATTCGTCGTCGCTCCGCGCGCTGGGGCGACCATCAGAACCTGGCGGTGCACTACCTGCTGGCCGGTCGACGGCTGGCGACGGCGGCCGCGGCGGGAGGTGGCGCGTGACGCCGCTCGGCAAGTTCTTGCCGATCGTGGGACAGCCGGACCCGACACAGCCGAAGGACGTCCACCTGGTCGGACGCTACGCGATCGGCGTGACCTGGGCGGACAGCCACGGGAGCATCTATCCGTTCGACCGCCTGCGACGGGACGATCCGGAGGGCGGCGTCGCCGACGAGATTGCGCTCACCCAGGAGATGACGTGGCCCCGAGCGATCACCAAGCAGCCGGAAGGGCTGCGCGTGTCGTGGACGGACGGGCGCGAGAGCCTCTACCCGTACGCGGCGCTCCGCGCGCTCTGCCGCTGCGCCGGCTGCACCGGCGGGCACTGATGGCCACCCTGATCGAGACCACGCCGGCCCGGCGCGCGGTGGTGCTGGCCGGGGTCATGGCCGCCATGTTCCTGGCCGCGATGGAATCGACGGTGGTGGCGACCGCCATGCCCACCGTGATCGCGAGCCTCGGCGGCATTCGCATCTATTCCTGGACCTTCTCCGCGTTCCTGCTGACCTCGACCGTGTCGATGCCGATCTGGGGGCGGCTCGCCGACCATCTGGGCCGTCGCCCCGCGTACCTGACCGGGCTCGCAGTGTTCCTGGTCGGCTCCGCGCTGGCCGGGTTGTCGCAGAGCATGGGGCAGCTCATCGCGTTCCGCGCCTTGCAAGGCATCGGCGCGGGCTCGCTGATCACCATCGGCATGACCATCGTCGGCGACCTCTACGGGATGGAGCGCCGCGCGAAGATGCAAGGCTACTTCTCGAGCGTCTGGGGGGTGGCCTCGCTGGTGGGGCCGCTGATCGGCGGGGTGTTGACCGACCGCGTCTCGTGGCGGTGGGTGTTCTACGTCAACATTCCGGTCGGACTGCTCGCGGCGGCCGCGATCGCTGCCGGCCTGCGTGACGAGGTCCGCATCCGCGCCCGCACCGCCTTCGACCTGGTCGGCATGACCGTCTTCGTGGCCGCCATCTCGAGCTTCCTGGTCGGCCTGCTCGAGGCGGGCGGCAGCGAGCCGTGGATGCGTCCCGTCGGGGTGGGCCTGCTCGCGCTCTCGGGTGCGCTCCTGATCGCCTTCGTCGTCATCGAGCGCCGCGCCGTCGAGCCGGTCATTCCGCTTGGGTTGTTCCGGAACCCGATCGTGCGCGCCGCCGCCGTGACCGGTCTCCTGTCCGGCATGGCGATGTTCGGCGCCATCACGTACGTCCCCCTCTACCTGCAGGCGGTGGTGGGCAGCACCGCCACGCAGGCCGGATGGGTGTTGATGCCCTTCGTGTTGGGCTGGGTCGTGTTCTCGGTCCTGGCCGCGCGCCTCGTCCTCCGGATCGGCTATCGGCGGGTGGTCCTCGCCGGCATGGGGATGCTCGTGCTGGCCTTCGTGCTCCTCTCCAGCTGGAACGGGTCGCTGACCCGTCTGAGTGCCGCGCGCGACATCACCCTGGCCGGGATCGGCATGGGCCTCGTCTTCGTGCCGATGCTGATCGCGGTGCAGAGCGCGGTGCCGCGCTCGCTACTGGGCTCGGCCACGTCGCTGACCACGTTCTTTCGCACCATCGGCGGCGCGGTGGGCGTGGCAGTCATGGGCGCGGCGATGACCCACCGGCTCGAGCGCGGGCTCGCGGAGGTGGTGGCCACCGCGCCCGCGGGACTGCAGGAGCAGCTGCGGTTCCTCGCCTCGCATCCCGATCTGGTGGTGAATCCCGTGACCCGTGGCGCGCTGGGCGGCGACCTGCTGGAGCAGATGCGACCCGCCCTGGCCCATGCGGTCGGGGCCGTCTTCGTGGTGGGCCTCGTCTTCGCCATCATGGCCATGGTGTCGGCGTTTCTCGTCCCGGGGGGGCAGGCTCGCGATCTCGCCGTGCGTGGGGAGGGGGTCACCCCTTCGAGCTCATGAGCGGCGGCTCCGATCTTCCGCTGCTCGAGCGACTGGCCGGTCTGCCGGCCGTTTCCATCGCCGACCTGATGGAACTGCTCGAGCGCATGCCCGATCTGGCCCGGGACCCGCTGCTCGCCGGACTGGTCGCGGTCGACGAGCAGGGCGAGCCGATGGCTCATCCGCTCCTTGGCGTGGTCATCGAGCATCTCAAGGAGCGACCCGAGAGCCCCTGCTACGGGGCGCTGCTGGAAGCGCTGACCGGCGTGTGGAACGCGGCGGTCCGTGGCGCGGTGGTCGCCCGGCTCCGCGCCTCCGGACTGCCCGCCGACGACTTGCTCCTGCGACTGCAGGCCCTGTCGCCGACCCTCGGGCTGCAGGCGGAGAACCGGGAGTGGGCGAGGCAGTGGATGGCGGATCCGACCGCGCAGGACGCTCAGCTCGTGCAGCAATGTCTGGTGCGTCTGCTCCTGGCGATGCGCGGGCTCGCCGAGGCGCGGGCGAGTATGCTGACCGATAGCGGGCCCGGAAGGCCGGGCTGAGACCGAGCGATCGCTCGACGAGACAAAAGGAGAACGGCTATGGCGGGCATTCCCGACAAGTACAAGGACATCCTGGGCAAGAAGGCCTTCGCCAACATCGCGACCGTGAACGGAGACGGCACGCCGCAGGTGACCCCGGTGTGGGTGGACTACGATGGGACCCACATCCGCTTCAACACCGCGAAGGGACGCGTGAAGGACCGGAACCTGCGCCGGAACCCGGCGGTGGCCCTGGCGATCGCGGACCCCGACAATCCGTATCGGTATCTGCAGGTCCGGGGCCGCGTGGCCGATATCACCGAGTCCGGGGCGGATGCGCATATCGATTCGCTGGCCAAGAAATACCTCGGCCAGGACAAGTATCCCTACCGTCAGCCCGGCGAGGTGCGCGTCATCTACAAGATCGCGCCCGACCGCGTGCAGACGATGGGGTGAGGCGCACGGCAGGAGTGCGCCGGCGGTCATGATCGGACTCGACGCGGTCTCCAAGAGCTACGGCGGCCAGGAGCTCCTGCGCGACTGCACCTGGCGGATCGGCCGCGGCGAGCGCATCGGGCTCGTCGGGCCGAACGGGGCGGGCAAGACCACCATCTGCCGGATTCTCGCATCGATCGAAGAGCCCGACGAGGGCCGGGTCCATCGCGATACCGGAGTGACGGTCGGCTACCTTCCCCAGGAAGTCACGACCGGGGAAGATCGCACCGTGCTGGCCGAGGCCCTCTCCGGCTTCGAGGCGGTCTGGCGCCTCGAGGCCGAGCTCGAGACCCTCGCATCCCGCATGGCCGGGCCGACCGTCGACTCGGGGCTGCTCGAAACCTACGGGGAAGTCCAGCACCGGTTCGAGGCGCTCGGCGGCTATCGACTGGAGGCGGAGGCGAAGATCATCCTCGGCGGGCTCGGCTTCGGGCCGGAGTCGGTGCACCGGCCGCTCGCCGAGTACTCCGGAGGATGGCGCATGCGGGCGGCGCTGGCGCGGCTGCTCCTGCTGCGTCCCGACCTGCTGCTGCTCGACGAGCCCACCAACCATCTGGACCTCGAGTCGCTGCAGTGGCTCGAGAATTTCCTCGCCGCCTACGAGGGCAGCGTGGTCATCGTCTCGCACGATCGCTATTTCCTGAACCGGATGGTCACCGCCATCGCCGACCTGGGCAACGGGGGAGTCACGCTCTACCACGGCGACTACGACGACTTCCTGGTGGAGCGCGAAGCCCGGCAGGCGCTGCGGGAGGCGCAGGCCCGCAACCAGGCCAAGCGGGTGGCCGAGATCGAGCGCTTCATCGACCGGTTCCGGTACAAGGCGAGCAAGGCCCGGCAGGTCCAGAGCCGGGTCAAGATGCTCGATCGCATGGAGCGCGTCGAGACCGACGCGTCCGCGCGCCGCATCCATTTCTCCTTCCCGCAGCCGCCGCGCACCGGACGGATGGTCGGGCGGCTCGCCGGCGTGCGCAAGGCGTACGGCGACAACGTGGTGTACTCCGGCGTGGATTTCCTGGTGGAGCGCGGCGATCGGGTCGCGCTGGTCGGCGTGAACGGAGCCGGCAAGTCCACGCTCCTGAAGATGCTCGCGGGAGCGCTGCCCTTCGACGCGGGGGAGCGCGTGCTGGGATCCCACGTGGAGGTGCAGTACTACGCTCAGCATCAGCTCGAC contains these protein-coding regions:
- a CDS encoding gamma-butyrobetaine hydroxylase-like domain-containing protein, with translation MTPLGKFLPIVGQPDPTQPKDVHLVGRYAIGVTWADSHGSIYPFDRLRRDDPEGGVADEIALTQEMTWPRAITKQPEGLRVSWTDGRESLYPYAALRALCRCAGCTGGH
- a CDS encoding MDR family MFS transporter, giving the protein MATLIETTPARRAVVLAGVMAAMFLAAMESTVVATAMPTVIASLGGIRIYSWTFSAFLLTSTVSMPIWGRLADHLGRRPAYLTGLAVFLVGSALAGLSQSMGQLIAFRALQGIGAGSLITIGMTIVGDLYGMERRAKMQGYFSSVWGVASLVGPLIGGVLTDRVSWRWVFYVNIPVGLLAAAAIAAGLRDEVRIRARTAFDLVGMTVFVAAISSFLVGLLEAGGSEPWMRPVGVGLLALSGALLIAFVVIERRAVEPVIPLGLFRNPIVRAAAVTGLLSGMAMFGAITYVPLYLQAVVGSTATQAGWVLMPFVLGWVVFSVLAARLVLRIGYRRVVLAGMGMLVLAFVLLSSWNGSLTRLSAARDITLAGIGMGLVFVPMLIAVQSAVPRSLLGSATSLTTFFRTIGGAVGVAVMGAAMTHRLERGLAEVVATAPAGLQEQLRFLASHPDLVVNPVTRGALGGDLLEQMRPALAHAVGAVFVVGLVFAIMAMVSAFLVPGGQARDLAVRGEGVTPSSS
- a CDS encoding PPOX class F420-dependent oxidoreductase, translated to MAGIPDKYKDILGKKAFANIATVNGDGTPQVTPVWVDYDGTHIRFNTAKGRVKDRNLRRNPAVALAIADPDNPYRYLQVRGRVADITESGADAHIDSLAKKYLGQDKYPYRQPGEVRVIYKIAPDRVQTMG
- a CDS encoding ABC-F family ATP-binding cassette domain-containing protein, with protein sequence MIGLDAVSKSYGGQELLRDCTWRIGRGERIGLVGPNGAGKTTICRILASIEEPDEGRVHRDTGVTVGYLPQEVTTGEDRTVLAEALSGFEAVWRLEAELETLASRMAGPTVDSGLLETYGEVQHRFEALGGYRLEAEAKIILGGLGFGPESVHRPLAEYSGGWRMRAALARLLLLRPDLLLLDEPTNHLDLESLQWLENFLAAYEGSVVIVSHDRYFLNRMVTAIADLGNGGVTLYHGDYDDFLVEREARQALREAQARNQAKRVAEIERFIDRFRYKASKARQVQSRVKMLDRMERVETDASARRIHFSFPQPPRTGRMVGRLAGVRKAYGDNVVYSGVDFLVERGDRVALVGVNGAGKSTLLKMLAGALPFDAGERVLGSHVEVQYYAQHQLDALDPTRTVLEELEQTAPEAPIARLRTILGSFLFSGDTVEKKVAVLSGGEKARLALAKMLARPAALLCMDEPTNHLDLASKEVLEEALSGFTGTIVFISHDRYFINRIATQVVEVDRGHLATYLGSYDDYLARKTAPAEAPAAAPKTTRDPARGGQPTATAPHASDPRESPRPGASAAGGAGAISGPPQMKGSKKEAEDSTRKKSKGLDREIKSIKVRLGAVETQIHEMEARLQEIGLALADPDLYRDGQRARDIAQARKDTEERVAWLMKEWEELSLRLSTVSGDDR